The DNA region CACGGCCCCCATACGACCATCGGGCGCGAGCGGCTTACGAACCCGTTCCTGCAAGGACTCTGACATGCCGCCATCCGTCCCGTCCGCCATTGATGCGTTCCTGCACAGGCACGGCCTGCGCAACAGCAAGATCGTCGTCGGCGTGTCCGGCGGCGCGGATTCCATTGCGCTGATGCAGGGCTTGCTGGCCGTGCGCGCAACTCATGGCCTGCGACTGCACGCCGCGCACCTCAACCACCAGTTGCGCGGCCGCGAGTCGGAGCACGACGCGCTCCAGGTCGAGCAGTGGATGCGCGAGTGGAACGTGCCGCTGGCGATCGAGTCGCATGATGTCGCGTCGTTTGCGAAAGCGCGGAAGATCTCCATGGAAGAGGCCGCGCGCATGGTGCGCTACGGCTTCCTGTCGCAGGTGGCCGAGCGAGAAGGGGCGCAGGTCGTCGCCGTGGCCCACAACGCCGACGACCAGGTTGAGACCATCGTCATGCACTTCTTGCGCGGGGCCGGGTTGGCCGGCCTGCGCGGCATGCCCGAAGTCGCCAGCCATCCGCTGCACCCGCCGCTGCGTCTGGTTCGCCCGCTGCTCGCTGTGCCGCGCACCGCAATCGCCGCGTACGTTCAGTCGTGCGGCATCACGCCGCGTGAAGACACGACCAACGCCGACACCCGCTACCTGCGCAACCGCCTGCGCCACGAGTTGTTGCCGCTGCTCGAATCGTACAACCCCAACCTGCGCGCCGTGTTGCGGCAGAATGCCCGCTTGATTGGCGATGATTATGAATACGTGGCGCAGCGCGCGCGGGGCGCATGGACGCGCACCGTGCTCGACGAAACGGCCGACAGCGTTGCCTTCTCGATTGGCGGCTGGCGACAACTGCAGCCCAGCCTCAAGCGCGCCATGGTACGGCAGGCGGTCGCCCGCCTGCGCCCGGAACTGCGCACCCTGAGCGCCGTGCACGTCGAGGACGCGCTGCATGTCGCGGACGCCGGGCACAGCGGGTCGCGCGCGTCGCTGCCCGCCGGTCTGTGGCTGTTCCGCGACTTCGACGCCATCGTGATCGCGCCGAAGCTGGTGCAACCGGATATGCCGGGCGCGACGGCACACGCTGTTCAGTTGAAACGCGCCGGCAGGACACCGCTGGCGCACGGCTGGCACGTCGAAGCGCACTTGATGACGCGCGAGCATCTGCCGGCAGACGCCCTGCAAGGCATCGACCCGTATGAGGCGTTCCTGGATGCCGACCAGGCCGGCGAGCACCTGACCGTGCGCGCGCGCGCCGCATCCGACTACTTTCGCCCGTACGGGCTGGGCGGGCACGGCAAACCGCTGCGGCGGTTCCTGATCGATGCGAAGATGCCGGTGGCCTGGCGCGATCGCGCGCCGCTCGTCGTCGGCGCGGACGGCGCCGTGCTCTGGGTCGTTGGCTGGCGCATCGCCGATCCTGCCTGCATAAAGCCCGACACGCGTCACGTGCTGCATCTCCGCTTTGTCAAGTCCGACTACCCGCATCACGAGTGAAAGCGAGGCCAACCATGGAAGTCGACCGCGACGTAGCCGAAGTGCTCGTCACCAGCGAGCAGTTGAAAACCCGGATCGCCGAGCTCGGCGCACAGGTCACACACGACTATGCGGGGCAGAACCCGGTGCTGGTCTGTGTGCTGCGCGGCGCCGTCCTTTTTGTTGCCGACCTGATGCGCAGCCTCGACATGCACTTCGACGTGGACTTCATGTCCGTATCGTCCTACGGCGGCAAGAACACGCAGTCGACCGGCGTCGTGCGTATCCTAATGGACCTCGGCACCAATATCGAGAACCGCCCGGTGCTGATCGTGGAGGACATCATCGACACGGGCCGCACGCTCGCGTACATGATGACAAACCTACAGACGCGCCGCCCCGCATCGATCAAGGTCTGTGCGCTGCTCGACAAGCCGACGCGCCGGCAGGTCTACGTGCCGATCGCGTACCTCGGTTTCGAGATTCCCGACAAGTTCGTGGTCGGCTACGGGCTCGATTTCAACGAGCACTACCGGAACCTGCCCTATGTCGGCGTGCTGAAGCCGGAACTCTACGCCTGATGGTCTTGCTGGTCGCGCTGCTGCTGGCGTTCCTGGCCCAGAACCTGCTGACGCCGTATGCGCCCGATTTCGCGGGCGTGTGCGGCGTCTTGCTTGTGCTGGCGCTCTGCATGCCGCGCGCCCGCGCGCCCGTGCGTAATACGGGCGGGTGGCTGGCAGCGCTAGTGGTTCTGCTGGTAGCGCTGTGGCAGTTCGTACCCCGGCCGGTCGCCGCCATGGTGCTGTTTGCGGTGGCAACCGTGCTGTTCGTACGCGAGACGCGCACATCCGCGCCGGAACTGGCCGCCCCGCCGGCGCCGGTGCGTTACCGGACGTTGGAAGCGGTTGCCGTCGCGCTGATCATCGCAGTGTCCGCCGTCCTCTGCATATACGACAATGCGCACATCCAGCCCGGCCTGCACGGCGACGAGGCCGAGTCCGGTATTGAAGCGCGTCACCTGAACGAGGGACGGTACGGCGATCTGATCGGCGTCGGCTGGTACGATCAGCCGCTCGCGTCGTTCGTGATCCAGGCCGCCGGCCTGCGCCTGTTTGGCGACAACGTCAGCGGCCTGCGCACGACGTCGGCGGTCGTCAGCCTGCTGACTTTGCCGCTGGTCTACCTCCTTGCGCGCCGCATGTTCGGCCGCCGGGTGGCGCTGCTGGCCTTGCTACTGATGGCCACCGCCGCGTGGTTCATCGGCTACGCGCGCATCGGCATCAACTACAACCAGACGACATTCCTACAGGTGATCGCCGTCCTCTCCTTCTGGGAAGGCTGGCAGCGGCGCAGTTGGCTTTGGTACCTGATGAGCGGCATCGCGGTTGGACTGGGTCTGTACCTATATTTTGCCTCGCGCCTGGTGCCGATCCTACTCGGCGCGTGGGCGGCGTTCCGCTGGTCGGCAACGCGCATTCGCGGGCTGCGGTCGTCGCCAGACGGCGCGATCGCGCCGCCTGCGATTCGCCACCTGGTCGTCTGGGCCGCCGCGCTGCTGATCATCTTCGCACCGATGGG from Chloroflexota bacterium includes:
- a CDS encoding glycosyltransferase family 39 protein, with amino-acid sequence MVLLVALLLAFLAQNLLTPYAPDFAGVCGVLLVLALCMPRARAPVRNTGGWLAALVVLLVALWQFVPRPVAAMVLFAVATVLFVRETRTSAPELAAPPAPVRYRTLEAVAVALIIAVSAVLCIYDNAHIQPGLHGDEAESGIEARHLNEGRYGDLIGVGWYDQPLASFVIQAAGLRLFGDNVSGLRTTSAVVSLLTLPLVYLLARRMFGRRVALLALLLMATAAWFIGYARIGINYNQTTFLQVIAVLSFWEGWQRRSWLWYLMSGIAVGLGLYLYFASRLVPILLGAWAAFRWSATRIRGLRSSPDGAIAPPAIRHLVVWAAALLIIFAPMGEFFYQHAAEFNSRAAFVFLFSDSQWNTREEKLQTYTGTTDVPSALAVQVQRYVALFNFGGARDGQYGNTLSLLDYYTAVMFVLGLGLAIYRARDPRFMLLLMWLVLTVFVGGVLTIEAPFTPRLVGLMPVPFMLAAVALDRLIAHLQPRFAQPVQPTPLLPARLQAGLARLTPFMPAAAVVLLLTGSIYFNYWSYFERYIHSIDGWAQREPATVVANYAVAMGPSETLYVLSAPELYVWHGTIRFLAPSLRGFDLLNPDYDLPIRDPATQNASFVMLPGHLQWLENLKLYYPHGVVREYTRPWGEAWFTIYEVPAEDIAAKR
- the tilS gene encoding tRNA lysidine(34) synthetase TilS yields the protein MPPSVPSAIDAFLHRHGLRNSKIVVGVSGGADSIALMQGLLAVRATHGLRLHAAHLNHQLRGRESEHDALQVEQWMREWNVPLAIESHDVASFAKARKISMEEAARMVRYGFLSQVAEREGAQVVAVAHNADDQVETIVMHFLRGAGLAGLRGMPEVASHPLHPPLRLVRPLLAVPRTAIAAYVQSCGITPREDTTNADTRYLRNRLRHELLPLLESYNPNLRAVLRQNARLIGDDYEYVAQRARGAWTRTVLDETADSVAFSIGGWRQLQPSLKRAMVRQAVARLRPELRTLSAVHVEDALHVADAGHSGSRASLPAGLWLFRDFDAIVIAPKLVQPDMPGATAHAVQLKRAGRTPLAHGWHVEAHLMTREHLPADALQGIDPYEAFLDADQAGEHLTVRARAASDYFRPYGLGGHGKPLRRFLIDAKMPVAWRDRAPLVVGADGAVLWVVGWRIADPACIKPDTRHVLHLRFVKSDYPHHE
- the hpt gene encoding hypoxanthine phosphoribosyltransferase yields the protein MEVDRDVAEVLVTSEQLKTRIAELGAQVTHDYAGQNPVLVCVLRGAVLFVADLMRSLDMHFDVDFMSVSSYGGKNTQSTGVVRILMDLGTNIENRPVLIVEDIIDTGRTLAYMMTNLQTRRPASIKVCALLDKPTRRQVYVPIAYLGFEIPDKFVVGYGLDFNEHYRNLPYVGVLKPELYA